A region from the Saccharomonospora azurea NA-128 genome encodes:
- a CDS encoding DNA-3-methyladenine glycosylase, which translates to MTDDVVTGRVIRREDLAIDPIDLALSLLGCEIESRSDQGTVRVRLVEVEAYRGLDDPASHCYRGRTPRNEVMWGPAGHLYVYFVYGMHFCANVVGLNDGEPGAVLLRAGEVVEGRELARSRRPTARGGGLVAKGPAVLTSVLGLDRAHNGLDLTDPASPVRLLAGDPVGAESIRSGPRVGVAAAKDVPWRFWIDGSPAVSTYRRNGRARARR; encoded by the coding sequence GTGACGGACGATGTTGTGACGGGGCGGGTGATCAGGCGGGAGGACCTCGCCATCGACCCGATCGACCTCGCGTTGAGCCTGCTCGGCTGTGAGATCGAGTCCCGCAGCGATCAGGGAACCGTCCGGGTGCGGCTCGTGGAGGTCGAGGCGTACCGCGGGTTGGACGACCCGGCGTCGCACTGCTATCGCGGTCGCACGCCCCGCAACGAGGTGATGTGGGGCCCGGCCGGGCATCTCTACGTGTACTTCGTCTACGGCATGCACTTCTGCGCCAACGTCGTCGGCCTGAACGACGGGGAACCCGGCGCCGTGCTGCTGCGGGCCGGTGAGGTGGTCGAGGGCCGTGAACTGGCCCGGTCGCGGCGGCCGACGGCGCGCGGTGGCGGTCTCGTGGCGAAGGGCCCGGCGGTCCTGACGTCGGTGCTGGGGCTCGACCGCGCCCACAACGGCCTCGACCTGACCGATCCCGCGTCACCGGTACGGCTTCTCGCCGGCGATCCGGTGGGCGCGGAGAGCATCCGCTCGGGTCCCCGAGTCGGAGTGGCCGCCGCCAAGGACGTCCCGTGGCGGTTCTGGATCGACGGCTCGCCTGCGGTCAGCACCTACCGCCGCAACGGACGTGCCCGCGCGCGGCGCTGA
- the argH gene encoding argininosuccinate lyase gives MKLWGGRFAGGPAEAMAALSASTHFDWVLAPHDIAGSRAHARVLHRAGLLTDTELDDMLAALDRLAADVESGAFTPTVADEDVHTALERGLLERAGEELGGKLRAGRSRNDQVATLFRMWLRDAARRVTSGTLDVVDALVEQAARHPEAVLPGRTHLQHAQPVLLAHHLLAHAQALLRDLGRLRDWDVRAAESPYGSGALAGSSLGLDPEAVAHELGFPTSVDNSIDGTASRDFAAEFCFAVAMLGVNLSRIAEEVIIWNTAEFGYVTLDDAWATGSSIMPQKKNPDVAELARGKAGRLIGNLTGLLATLKAQPLAYNRDLQEDKEPVFDSVAQLELLLPAMAGMIGTLTFHTDRLAELAPAGFTLATDIAEWLVRQGVPFRVAHEAAGECVRVAESRGVGLDDLTDEELAQIHPVLTPEVRTVISVHGSVASRNSRGGTAPERVAEQKKRLVARLDDLRAWATR, from the coding sequence ATGAAGCTGTGGGGTGGCCGGTTCGCCGGTGGACCGGCCGAGGCGATGGCGGCCTTGTCCGCGTCGACCCACTTCGACTGGGTACTGGCGCCGCACGACATCGCGGGTTCGCGAGCGCATGCCCGCGTGCTGCACCGTGCCGGTCTGTTGACCGATACGGAGCTCGACGACATGCTCGCGGCTCTCGACCGGCTCGCCGCCGACGTGGAGTCGGGTGCCTTCACCCCGACGGTTGCCGACGAGGACGTGCACACCGCGCTGGAGCGGGGCCTGCTCGAACGGGCGGGCGAGGAACTCGGAGGGAAGCTGCGGGCGGGCCGGTCACGCAACGACCAGGTGGCCACGCTCTTCCGCATGTGGTTGCGCGACGCGGCACGCCGCGTGACGTCCGGCACGCTCGACGTCGTCGACGCGCTGGTCGAGCAGGCCGCCCGTCATCCGGAGGCCGTGTTGCCCGGCCGCACCCACCTCCAGCACGCCCAGCCGGTGCTGCTCGCCCACCACCTGTTGGCGCACGCCCAAGCGCTGCTGCGTGATCTCGGCCGGTTGCGCGACTGGGACGTCCGCGCGGCCGAGTCGCCGTACGGTTCGGGTGCCTTGGCCGGTTCGTCGCTGGGACTCGACCCCGAGGCGGTCGCTCACGAACTGGGCTTCCCGACTTCGGTGGACAACTCGATCGACGGCACGGCCTCCCGTGACTTCGCCGCCGAGTTCTGCTTCGCCGTCGCGATGCTGGGCGTGAACCTGTCCCGCATCGCCGAGGAAGTCATCATCTGGAACACGGCCGAGTTCGGCTACGTGACTCTCGACGACGCGTGGGCCACCGGCAGCTCGATCATGCCGCAGAAGAAGAATCCCGACGTCGCCGAGCTCGCGCGGGGCAAGGCCGGACGGCTGATCGGCAACCTGACCGGTCTGCTGGCCACGCTGAAGGCCCAGCCGCTCGCCTACAACCGCGACCTGCAGGAGGACAAGGAGCCGGTCTTCGACTCCGTCGCCCAGCTCGAGCTGCTCCTCCCCGCGATGGCGGGAATGATCGGCACGTTGACCTTCCACACCGACCGGCTCGCCGAGCTCGCCCCGGCCGGGTTCACGCTGGCGACCGACATCGCCGAGTGGCTGGTCCGCCAGGGCGTCCCGTTCCGGGTCGCTCACGAAGCGGCGGGGGAGTGCGTGCGCGTGGCGGAGAGCCGAGGCGTGGGCCTCGACGACCTCACCGACGAGGAGCTCGCGCAGATCCACCCGGTCCTGACGCCCGAGGTGCGCACGGTGATCAGCGTGCACGGTTCGGTGGCCTCGCGAAATTCGCGTGGCGGAACGGCTCCCGAGCGGGTCGCCGAGCAGAAGAAACGGCTGGTGGCCCGCCTGGATGATCTCCGCGCGTGGGCGACGCGGTAG